In the genome of Mucilaginibacter defluvii, one region contains:
- a CDS encoding PAS domain S-box protein: protein MTNIKLFPDNEQERLLALASYQILDTLPEKEFDAITRLASYICNAPIALITLIDEQRQWFKSKVGIDGTETLRSDAFCNHTIMRDDILEITDATADERFKDNIYVTGAPNVKFYAGAPLIDPDGYRLGSLCVIDSVPHHLTDQQKEALKTLADEVMSHLILRKQKKELEQSLKIHQEFFTLFDTSSEMHCIMDKDFKLQLINKAIEPVLGYKPEEAIGRPIWDFYVEESKQQSLTVLRKALNRQKRSVEVETQVNTRSGERKWISWSLTFNDDKWYASGRDVTHHIKLSKELQELSLVASKISNGVVISDANDNVVWTNSAFETITGFNLADVAGRRLRSVILRQGEGHQLIPHLDELTNSRQSYEIDLLMTRKDGNDLWVKVANSIIYDADGNVEKYISVIININNRKRAEHDLDILSFAARKSPGGILIRDANGHVMWMNETMETLTGYTFAEMEGKQFGTMLLGEESDMSVFIAAKKAIDENRPYEVELKIYRKDGTPVWVWISNNPLFDETGSVHRHVGVMVDISERKKTEQQLKLLSLVASSITSGVVINDSSGNVEWVNTGFEKITGYAIDDVRGRHLGDLVKGELTDIGIIERSRELSKNKQSFEVDLLIYRKDGQPLWISVINSVILDDLGRVEKYIEVIIDITLKKKVELELIAAKEEAIQLNRAKDMFISVLTHEMRTPLNAVIGMSHLLIEDSPSESQKENLNILKFSAENLLRLINDVLDFTKIETGNVELEKVNVNIRELLKSVTSSVQYKAHEKNIYIEYRVDEAVPDFILGDATRLSQILLNLASNSVKFTSTGGVTIDLKVIEQNSKTVRIRFAVIDTGIGIAHDKISTIFESFKQAESDTTRKYGGTGLGLPITKRLIELHDSRINVDSTPGQGSTFWFTITFDKAESERNNMDNAVEAGLNINVLVVDDNQINRLLVNKVLKKWGATADFAENGQEAVEKIESSAQYDAVLMDIHMPVMGGLEATQVIRSKSEAYFQQLPIIALTASMLNSEIERISLAGMNDYILKPFEPKTLYTKLSRYQKQ, encoded by the coding sequence GTGACGAATATCAAACTATTTCCGGACAACGAACAAGAACGTTTATTAGCCTTAGCGTCATACCAAATTCTGGATACGCTGCCCGAAAAGGAGTTTGACGCTATAACACGCCTTGCATCATACATTTGCAACGCGCCTATAGCGCTGATAACGTTGATTGACGAACAACGGCAATGGTTTAAATCAAAAGTTGGTATTGATGGTACGGAAACCCTTCGTTCAGACGCGTTTTGCAACCACACCATCATGCGCGATGATATTCTCGAAATAACCGACGCTACTGCTGATGAACGCTTTAAAGACAATATTTATGTAACCGGCGCGCCCAACGTAAAGTTTTACGCGGGCGCACCGCTTATTGATCCGGACGGTTACCGCTTAGGGTCACTTTGCGTTATTGACAGCGTTCCGCATCACTTAACTGATCAGCAAAAGGAAGCGCTTAAAACGCTTGCAGATGAGGTAATGTCGCATCTCATCCTCCGCAAACAAAAAAAGGAGCTTGAACAAAGTCTGAAGATCCACCAGGAATTTTTTACTTTATTTGATACCTCGTCTGAGATGCACTGCATCATGGATAAGGATTTTAAACTGCAACTGATTAATAAAGCCATTGAGCCGGTTTTGGGTTACAAACCTGAAGAAGCCATAGGCAGGCCCATCTGGGATTTTTACGTTGAAGAAAGTAAGCAGCAATCGCTTACCGTGCTGCGTAAAGCGTTGAATCGACAAAAACGATCTGTAGAGGTTGAAACCCAGGTGAATACCCGCTCGGGCGAAAGGAAATGGATAAGCTGGTCGCTCACTTTTAATGATGATAAATGGTATGCCAGCGGCCGTGATGTTACCCACCACATAAAATTAAGCAAGGAGTTACAGGAGCTTTCGCTGGTGGCCAGCAAAATCAGTAACGGCGTGGTGATTAGTGACGCTAACGACAATGTGGTGTGGACAAACAGCGCCTTTGAAACCATAACAGGCTTTAACCTGGCCGATGTAGCTGGCAGGCGGCTGCGAAGCGTAATATTGAGGCAGGGTGAAGGGCATCAGCTGATTCCACATCTGGATGAGCTGACGAATAGCAGGCAATCGTATGAGATTGACTTGCTGATGACCAGGAAAGACGGCAACGATTTGTGGGTTAAAGTAGCCAACTCTATAATTTATGATGCCGACGGCAACGTTGAAAAGTATATCAGTGTAATAATCAACATCAATAACCGTAAGCGTGCAGAGCATGACCTGGATATCCTGTCATTCGCCGCGCGTAAATCACCGGGCGGCATTTTAATACGCGATGCCAACGGCCATGTGATGTGGATGAACGAAACGATGGAGACCCTAACGGGCTACACCTTTGCCGAAATGGAAGGTAAGCAGTTTGGTACCATGCTGCTTGGCGAAGAAAGCGATATGTCGGTATTCATAGCTGCAAAAAAGGCAATCGACGAAAACCGGCCGTATGAGGTAGAGCTAAAAATATACCGCAAAGACGGTACACCGGTATGGGTTTGGATATCAAACAACCCGCTGTTTGACGAAACCGGATCTGTACACAGGCACGTAGGGGTGATGGTGGATATAAGCGAGCGTAAAAAAACAGAGCAGCAATTAAAATTGCTGTCGCTTGTGGCAAGCAGCATTACCAGTGGCGTAGTGATTAATGATAGCAGCGGCAATGTGGAATGGGTAAATACCGGTTTCGAAAAAATTACCGGGTACGCCATAGATGATGTTCGTGGCCGACACCTGGGCGACCTGGTTAAGGGTGAACTAACCGACATTGGCATTATTGAACGCAGCCGTGAACTGTCTAAAAACAAACAATCTTTCGAGGTTGACCTGCTTATTTACCGAAAGGATGGCCAGCCGCTGTGGATCTCGGTAATCAACTCTGTAATACTGGATGACCTTGGCCGGGTTGAGAAATATATCGAGGTAATTATCGACATCACCCTGAAAAAGAAGGTAGAGCTGGAATTGATAGCCGCTAAGGAAGAGGCTATTCAGCTGAACCGGGCAAAGGATATGTTTATATCCGTATTGACCCACGAAATGCGTACACCGCTTAACGCGGTTATCGGCATGTCGCACCTCTTGATAGAGGATAGCCCGTCCGAATCGCAAAAAGAAAACCTGAACATCCTCAAGTTCTCTGCTGAAAACCTGCTGAGGCTTATTAACGATGTGCTGGATTTTACAAAGATTGAAACCGGCAACGTAGAGCTTGAAAAGGTTAACGTAAATATACGCGAGCTTTTGAAAAGCGTTACCAGCTCGGTACAATACAAAGCCCACGAGAAAAACATCTACATAGAATACCGGGTTGACGAAGCCGTGCCGGATTTTATACTGGGCGACGCCACGCGCCTGAGCCAGATATTGCTTAACCTGGCAAGCAATTCCGTTAAGTTTACCTCAACCGGCGGTGTAACTATTGATTTAAAGGTAATTGAACAAAACAGTAAAACCGTGCGCATACGTTTCGCCGTAATTGATACGGGTATTGGTATTGCGCACGATAAAATAAGCACTATTTTTGAATCGTTTAAGCAGGCTGAGTCTGATACCACACGTAAATATGGCGGTACTGGCTTAGGTTTACCAATAACCAAGCGGTTGATTGAACTGCACGACTCGCGCATAAATGTAGACAGTACGCCGGGGCAGGGATCAACATTTTGGTTTACAATAACGTTTGATAAAGCGGAGAGCGAAAGAAACAACATGGATAACGCAGTAGAAGCAGGATTAAATATAAATGTGTTGGTAGTTGATGATAACCAGATAAACCGGTTATTGGTTAACAAAGTGCTGAAGAAATGGGGCGCCACAGCTGATTTTGCCGAAAACGGGCAGGAAGCGGTTGAGAAAATCGAATCGTCTGCCCAGTATGATGCTGTTTTGATGGACATTCACATGCCGGTTATGGGCGGGTTGGAAGCCACGCAGGTTATACGTTCAAAATCCGAAGCTTATTTTCAGCAGCTGCCTATCATAGCCTTAACTGCCTCTATGCTTAACTCGGAGATAGAACGCATTAGCCTGGCCGGTATGAATGATTATATATTGAAGCCTTTTGAACCAAAAACACTTTATACCAAACTGAGCCGCTATCAAAAGCAATAG
- the pheT gene encoding phenylalanine--tRNA ligase subunit beta, protein MKISYNWLKNFINTDKTPEEISRILTGTGLEVESLEKVQAVPGGLEGLVIGYVKTCADHANSDHLHVTTVDVGGAEDLHIVCGATNVAAGQKVVVATVGTTVYPVSGDPFTIKKSKIRGELSEGMICAEDEIGLGASHDGIMVLADDAVVGTPAKEYFKLNDDYLYEIGLTPNRADAASHLGTARDIAAFLKISLQKPDVLAFKVDDNSLVIDVSVENSEAAPRYSGVTITGVEVKESPKWLKEKLAVIGIRSINNIVDVTNYVLHDLGQPLHAFDADKIAGGKVIVKTTAESTAFKTLDGVERKLSADDLMICSETEPMCIAGVFGGIDSGVTEGTNSIFLESAYFNPVWVRKTAKRHGLKTDSSFRFERGTDPDNTVYALKRAALLIQEVAGGKISSDVVDIYPAPVEPFAVELSYKNTTRLIGKDIPHSEIKSIIEALDIEVVAETAEGLSLKVPPYRVDVTREVDVIEEVLRIYGYNNIEIPTQIRASLNNSQRPERDTVQNMLSDLLTANGFNEILSNSLTKSAYSDDPDSAVKILNPLSSDLDVMRQTLLYSGLEAIAYNQNRKNADLKLYEFGKVYSLADDKYNEVQRFSVFITGAKTAEQWNSKVTAVSFYNLKAIVDGIVEKLNVKDIAVADAEGNEFAYGLQYTRGNKTLVKFGAVAAAALKKADVDKEVFYADFNFDMVLTLARKNTIVYQEVSKFPAVRRDLSMLVDKAVTFEQIRQVAQKTERKLLKEVNVFDVYEGDKLPAGKKSYAVSFILQDAEKTLTDKAIDAIMQKLILNLGKEVGAEIRK, encoded by the coding sequence ATGAAGATATCATATAACTGGCTTAAAAATTTCATAAATACCGATAAAACTCCCGAAGAAATATCGAGGATACTAACAGGTACCGGCCTTGAGGTGGAGAGCCTTGAAAAAGTACAGGCCGTACCCGGCGGGTTAGAGGGGCTGGTAATAGGCTATGTAAAAACCTGTGCTGACCATGCCAATTCAGACCACCTGCATGTAACTACGGTTGATGTTGGTGGCGCTGAGGACCTGCATATTGTTTGTGGCGCAACCAATGTGGCTGCCGGGCAAAAAGTGGTTGTTGCTACCGTAGGTACCACGGTATACCCAGTCTCGGGTGATCCGTTTACCATAAAAAAATCAAAGATACGCGGCGAACTTTCTGAGGGTATGATCTGCGCTGAGGATGAGATCGGCCTGGGTGCCTCGCACGACGGTATCATGGTACTGGCTGATGATGCCGTGGTAGGTACGCCCGCCAAAGAATATTTTAAGCTGAATGATGATTACCTGTACGAAATAGGCCTGACACCAAACCGTGCCGATGCCGCGTCGCACCTGGGTACAGCCCGCGATATTGCCGCTTTTTTAAAGATCAGCCTTCAAAAACCGGATGTGTTAGCTTTCAAAGTAGATGATAATAGCCTGGTTATTGATGTAAGCGTTGAAAATAGCGAGGCTGCGCCACGCTACAGCGGCGTTACCATTACCGGTGTAGAGGTTAAGGAATCGCCAAAATGGTTGAAGGAAAAACTGGCGGTTATCGGCATACGCTCCATCAACAATATAGTTGACGTTACCAATTACGTACTGCATGATCTGGGTCAGCCGCTGCACGCCTTTGATGCGGATAAGATAGCCGGCGGCAAAGTGATCGTAAAAACAACGGCCGAAAGTACAGCATTCAAAACTCTTGATGGTGTTGAGCGCAAACTATCTGCCGATGACCTGATGATTTGCAGCGAAACCGAGCCGATGTGTATTGCCGGTGTGTTTGGTGGTATTGATTCGGGCGTTACTGAGGGTACTAACAGTATCTTTTTAGAGAGCGCTTACTTTAACCCGGTATGGGTGCGTAAAACGGCAAAAAGGCATGGCTTAAAAACTGATTCATCATTCCGTTTTGAGCGTGGTACCGATCCTGACAATACAGTTTATGCCTTAAAGCGTGCCGCATTGCTAATACAGGAAGTGGCAGGCGGTAAAATATCATCTGACGTGGTGGATATCTACCCCGCGCCGGTTGAGCCTTTTGCAGTGGAGCTATCTTACAAAAATACTACCCGTTTAATTGGTAAGGATATTCCGCACAGCGAGATCAAAAGCATTATCGAAGCGTTGGATATTGAAGTGGTTGCCGAAACAGCAGAAGGCCTTTCGTTAAAAGTGCCGCCTTACCGCGTTGACGTTACCCGCGAGGTGGATGTAATTGAGGAGGTGCTGCGTATATACGGTTACAATAATATTGAAATACCTACACAAATCAGGGCATCGTTGAACAACTCGCAACGCCCGGAGCGCGATACCGTGCAAAATATGTTGTCGGATTTGCTGACCGCTAACGGATTTAACGAGATATTATCAAACTCGCTTACCAAATCGGCCTATTCAGATGATCCGGATAGCGCGGTTAAGATATTGAACCCGCTGAGCAGTGATCTTGATGTGATGCGTCAAACGCTGCTTTATTCAGGTTTAGAGGCCATTGCTTATAACCAAAACCGTAAAAATGCCGACCTGAAACTGTACGAATTTGGCAAGGTGTATAGCCTGGCCGATGATAAGTATAACGAGGTGCAGCGCTTTTCGGTATTTATTACCGGCGCTAAAACTGCCGAACAATGGAATAGCAAGGTTACCGCGGTATCCTTTTATAACCTGAAAGCCATTGTTGATGGTATTGTTGAAAAGCTGAATGTTAAAGACATAGCAGTGGCTGATGCTGAAGGTAATGAATTTGCTTATGGCTTACAATATACCCGCGGCAACAAAACGCTGGTTAAATTTGGCGCGGTAGCGGCAGCGGCACTAAAAAAGGCTGATGTTGATAAGGAAGTTTTTTACGCCGACTTTAACTTTGATATGGTATTAACGCTGGCACGTAAAAACACCATCGTTTACCAGGAGGTATCAAAATTCCCGGCTGTAAGGCGCGATCTATCGATGTTAGTTGATAAAGCCGTTACCTTCGAACAGATCAGGCAGGTGGCACAAAAGACAGAGCGTAAATTGCTTAAGGAAGTAAATGTGTTTGATGTATACGAGGGCGATAAACTACCCGCGGGCAAAAAATCGTATGCGGTAAGCTTTATTTTGCAGGACGCGGAAAAAACGCTTACCGATAAAGCCATTGATGCCATAATGCAAAAATTAATTCTTAATTTAGGTAAAGAGGTAGGAGCGGAGATTAGGAAGTAA
- a CDS encoding cell division protein ZapA, with amino-acid sequence MGEISIKINIADRVYPLKVNMEEEEIIRRAAKLINDRIKEYQENYAVRDKQDLLSMCVLHYATSSLKAEKKVTAEDTEVADKVYQLDQLLTEFFSK; translated from the coding sequence ATGGGAGAAATCTCCATAAAAATAAATATTGCTGACAGAGTTTACCCTTTAAAGGTGAACATGGAGGAAGAGGAAATTATAAGGCGGGCAGCGAAATTGATTAACGACCGTATAAAAGAGTACCAGGAAAATTATGCGGTAAGAGATAAGCAAGATCTGCTGTCGATGTGTGTATTGCATTATGCTACATCATCATTAAAGGCGGAGAAGAAAGTCACGGCGGAAGATACCGAAGTGGCCGATAAAGTTTATCAGCTTGATCAGTTACTGACCGAGTTTTTCTCTAAGTAG
- the rny gene encoding ribonuclease Y, whose translation MDFLYVIIGLLIGVGVGIVIGRFLLRKLFKDQEVSAQNKVKKILKDAENNAEILKKNKLLEAKEKFLVLKAEHEQDVNQKNNALSQRENGIRQKEQSLNSKLENANRKEQELDNVRKNLEKQTEIALKKQEEVDLLKQEHVKQLESIAGLSAEEAKNQLVDNLREEARSKAMAQIKDIVDEAKLTATKEAKKIVIQTIQRTATEAAIENTVSIFNIENDEIKGRIIGREGRNIRALEAATGIEIIVDDTPEAIILSGFDPVRREIARLAMHRLVTDGRIHPARIEEVVAKTKKQIEEEIVEIGERTVIDLGINGLHPELIRMVGRMRYRSSYGQNLLQHSREVANFCATMAAELGLNVKLAKRAGLLHDIGKVPDDNPELPHAILGMQLAEKYKEHPEVCNAIGAHHDEIEMTSMLSPIIQVCDAISGARPGARREVVESYIKRLKELEDLALSYPGVEKTFAIQAGRELRVVVESEKITDAQSEVLAADISNRIQTEMTYPGQIKVTVIRETRSVSYAK comes from the coding sequence ATGGATTTTTTATATGTTATTATCGGGCTGCTGATTGGTGTCGGGGTTGGCATCGTCATCGGCCGTTTTTTATTACGCAAGCTGTTTAAGGATCAGGAAGTATCTGCACAAAACAAGGTTAAAAAGATATTGAAGGATGCGGAGAACAATGCGGAGATATTAAAAAAGAACAAGCTGCTTGAAGCCAAAGAGAAATTTTTGGTATTGAAAGCCGAGCATGAGCAGGATGTAAACCAAAAAAATAATGCCCTTTCTCAACGTGAAAACGGCATCCGCCAAAAAGAGCAATCACTTAACTCCAAGCTGGAAAATGCCAACCGCAAGGAGCAGGAACTGGACAATGTGCGCAAAAATCTGGAAAAGCAAACCGAGATCGCTTTAAAAAAGCAGGAAGAAGTTGATTTGCTGAAGCAAGAGCATGTTAAGCAATTGGAATCTATTGCTGGCCTTTCGGCCGAGGAAGCCAAGAACCAGTTGGTAGATAACCTGCGCGAAGAAGCACGCAGCAAAGCCATGGCGCAAATTAAGGATATTGTTGACGAGGCTAAGCTTACCGCTACCAAGGAGGCTAAGAAAATAGTTATCCAAACTATACAGCGTACCGCAACAGAGGCAGCTATTGAGAATACGGTTTCTATCTTCAACATAGAGAACGATGAGATCAAAGGCCGTATTATTGGTCGTGAGGGGCGTAACATACGTGCGCTTGAGGCAGCTACCGGCATCGAGATTATTGTTGACGATACGCCGGAGGCGATCATCCTTTCGGGCTTTGACCCGGTAAGGCGCGAGATTGCCCGTTTAGCTATGCACCGCCTGGTTACGGACGGGCGTATACACCCGGCCCGTATTGAGGAGGTGGTGGCCAAAACCAAAAAGCAGATAGAGGAAGAGATTGTGGAGATAGGTGAGCGCACCGTGATTGATTTGGGCATCAATGGCCTGCACCCGGAGTTGATCCGTATGGTTGGCCGTATGCGTTACCGTTCATCATACGGACAGAACCTGCTGCAGCACTCACGAGAGGTTGCCAACTTTTGCGCTACCATGGCGGCTGAATTAGGTCTGAACGTAAAATTGGCTAAACGTGCCGGCTTACTGCACGATATTGGTAAAGTGCCTGATGATAACCCGGAACTGCCGCACGCTATTTTGGGTATGCAGCTGGCCGAAAAATATAAAGAACATCCTGAAGTTTGTAACGCCATAGGCGCTCACCACGATGAGATAGAGATGACTTCAATGTTGTCGCCTATCATCCAGGTGTGCGATGCCATATCGGGCGCACGTCCCGGTGCACGCCGCGAGGTGGTTGAAAGCTACATTAAACGTTTAAAGGAGCTGGAAGACCTGGCACTGTCATACCCGGGTGTTGAAAAAACCTTCGCTATACAGGCTGGCCGTGAGCTGCGCGTAGTGGTTGAAAGTGAAAAAATAACTGATGCACAATCAGAAGTATTGGCGGCAGATATTTCCAACCGTATACAAACCGAGATGACCTATCCGGGCCAGATCAAGGTAACTGTGATCAGGGAAACACGTTCAGTATCTTACGCAAAATAA
- a CDS encoding Mpo1-like protein: MSKNNTARKSSSNAQTQRKVQQLFVAYEAAHRHPVNKVVSYIATPLLFFGLFALVWAIPFPHIDFLGQYNGFVNWASFVLAVSVFCYYRLSPVLSYFILFTYFAFSFFIIKLEHWEQAGGPAFHIVPLIITIAGIIAMMIAEGFEQMKPATSIRLQNLLIGPLYLWYLILKPLRLNI; this comes from the coding sequence GTGTCTAAAAATAATACAGCACGAAAATCATCATCCAACGCTCAAACTCAGCGCAAGGTACAGCAGCTTTTCGTCGCTTATGAGGCTGCCCATCGGCATCCGGTTAATAAAGTCGTTAGCTATATAGCCACGCCTCTGCTATTCTTTGGCTTGTTTGCACTGGTTTGGGCCATACCATTTCCGCACATTGATTTTTTAGGACAGTATAATGGTTTTGTTAATTGGGCTTCTTTTGTGCTGGCTGTAAGTGTATTTTGTTATTATCGGCTGTCGCCGGTGCTTTCATACTTCATCTTGTTTACTTATTTCGCGTTTAGTTTTTTTATCATTAAACTCGAGCATTGGGAGCAAGCGGGTGGTCCGGCGTTTCACATAGTGCCGCTAATCATAACTATTGCAGGTATTATCGCCATGATGATTGCTGAAGGTTTTGAGCAAATGAAACCAGCAACATCAATACGATTGCAAAACCTGCTCATTGGGCCATTATATTTATGGTACCTCATATTAAAGCCATTGCGCCTGAATATTTAA
- a CDS encoding TonB-dependent receptor — MKKLFTLIVVLLTLSLSAGNLFAQSTGKIAGKIIDQKTSETLIGATVMVQGTTKGVATNVDGQYTLTLAPGHYAVVIKYVGYQTKSISDVVVKANAVTNLDVTLSESASNALGEVVVKATYKQASVASLYAVQKNNASISDGISSELIRRTPDRSTSDVLKRVSGTTIQDNKFVVVRGLSDRYNNALLDGTPLPSTEANRKAFSFDIVPSNLIDNIVITKTATPDIPADFAGGTVQISTKDIPDQNFMSFGAGYSYNSLSTFKNFQSGYRNTSDYFGFDGGARKLLNNFPTTDQIVRRQLNATQNIQAINSLNNNYNVYNKNAFLNQSYQFSMGNVSDIGKNGNRLGTTFALTYRNSEATTPDIRRNYDGFDYNDDQYRFQTNVGALLNFGYTYGKSKITFKNLYNRIFDDLFTYRTGANVNASTVDNKFYAYDLVQKALFKSTLEGDHQIGSKNAKINWNLGYSNIINDQPDQRKTNYAQFNAGDPYLASVTTLGKANTRLFSYLTEDIYSGKVDYKMPVKLWNQTSTFKVGVSSQYRDRTFNARFIGLLIDGSNPNSEDVRQRPIETLFGQNAINSGLYRLDEIPNPNDRYTAHSWTNAGYVMLDNKITENFRAVYGLRVEKFDLSLSTKDDSQPQPRAELNNVDFLPSANFTYSLNPKTNLRASYYRTLARPEFRELAPFAYYDYEILATQIGNNTLKRTLIDNADLRYEFYPSAGEIMSVSLFYKNFNNAIEPFIDDVNSTTTISYINRQAEAYGLELEARKTLDFISENPFYKNTTVYANFALTRSKVRNPDIGNPIEKERPLVGQSPYVINGGIQHMAYNNKLSLNILYNRLGRRIFYAGGSRFPSVYENPRDVVDLQVGYKVIKSKGEIKLSASDIFNQKNAFYYDIDGNKKYDTAGGDLDFKRYNLGTTISLSFNYTF, encoded by the coding sequence GTGAAAAAATTATTTACATTAATTGTTGTCCTGCTCACGCTAAGCTTATCGGCAGGTAACTTATTTGCTCAGTCAACCGGGAAAATAGCCGGTAAAATCATCGATCAAAAAACAAGTGAAACTCTTATTGGTGCTACCGTAATGGTGCAAGGCACTACAAAAGGTGTTGCCACTAACGTTGATGGCCAGTATACGCTTACTTTAGCGCCTGGTCATTACGCAGTAGTGATTAAATACGTAGGCTATCAAACCAAGTCAATTTCTGATGTTGTGGTTAAAGCCAACGCGGTTACCAACTTAGATGTTACACTATCTGAATCGGCCTCAAATGCATTAGGCGAGGTTGTGGTTAAAGCAACCTATAAGCAAGCATCCGTGGCATCACTGTATGCAGTTCAAAAAAACAATGCTTCAATTTCAGATGGTATATCTTCAGAACTTATCCGGCGTACACCAGACAGAAGTACAAGTGACGTATTAAAAAGGGTTAGTGGTACTACTATTCAGGATAATAAATTCGTAGTAGTACGTGGCCTGAGCGATCGTTACAACAACGCATTGCTGGATGGTACCCCGCTACCAAGTACCGAAGCTAACCGTAAGGCGTTTTCGTTTGATATTGTACCTTCAAACCTTATTGATAACATTGTTATCACAAAAACAGCAACGCCTGATATTCCTGCTGATTTCGCCGGTGGTACGGTACAGATATCAACCAAAGATATACCTGATCAAAACTTTATGTCGTTTGGTGCCGGTTACAGCTATAACTCGCTCAGTACATTTAAGAATTTTCAGAGCGGTTACCGCAATACCAGCGATTACTTTGGTTTTGATGGAGGAGCACGCAAATTGCTTAACAATTTCCCTACTACCGATCAAATTGTTAGAAGACAATTGAACGCCACGCAAAATATTCAGGCTATCAACTCTCTTAACAATAATTACAATGTGTACAATAAAAACGCTTTCTTAAACCAAAGCTACCAGTTCAGCATGGGTAACGTGTCGGACATAGGTAAGAATGGAAACCGTTTGGGTACAACATTCGCTTTAACCTACCGTAATTCAGAGGCTACAACTCCTGATATCAGACGTAACTATGATGGTTTTGATTATAACGATGATCAATACCGTTTTCAAACCAATGTTGGTGCGTTGTTAAATTTTGGTTACACTTACGGCAAAAGCAAAATCACATTTAAAAACTTATATAATCGTATTTTTGATGATCTGTTTACTTACCGCACAGGTGCAAACGTAAATGCATCAACAGTTGATAATAAGTTTTACGCTTATGACTTGGTGCAAAAGGCCTTATTCAAATCCACCCTTGAGGGCGACCACCAAATAGGTTCGAAAAATGCTAAGATAAACTGGAACCTGGGTTACAGTAACATTATCAACGATCAGCCCGATCAACGTAAAACCAATTACGCCCAATTTAATGCCGGCGATCCTTATTTAGCAAGCGTTACCACGCTTGGTAAAGCAAACACCAGGTTATTCTCATACTTAACTGAAGATATTTATTCAGGTAAGGTGGACTATAAAATGCCTGTTAAACTATGGAATCAAACCAGTACCTTTAAAGTTGGTGTATCATCACAATATCGTGATCGTACATTCAACGCACGTTTTATCGGTTTACTGATTGACGGTAGTAATCCAAATTCAGAGGATGTTCGTCAGCGCCCAATCGAAACACTTTTTGGCCAGAATGCGATAAACAGCGGGTTATACAGACTTGACGAGATACCCAACCCCAACGATCGTTACACTGCCCATAGCTGGACTAACGCCGGTTACGTAATGCTGGATAATAAGATAACAGAAAATTTTAGGGCGGTTTACGGTTTGCGTGTTGAAAAGTTTGATCTTAGCCTGAGTACTAAAGATGATAGCCAGCCGCAGCCGCGCGCAGAGTTGAATAATGTTGACTTCCTGCCATCGGCTAACTTCACTTACAGCCTGAACCCTAAAACTAACTTAAGGGCATCATACTATCGTACATTGGCGCGCCCTGAGTTTAGGGAACTTGCCCCTTTCGCGTATTATGATTATGAGATATTGGCTACGCAGATTGGTAACAATACGCTTAAAAGAACGCTGATTGACAACGCCGATTTAAGATACGAATTTTACCCTTCTGCGGGAGAGATCATGTCAGTATCATTGTTCTATAAAAACTTTAATAATGCTATCGAGCCATTCATCGATGACGTTAATTCAACTACCACAATATCGTACATCAACAGGCAAGCAGAAGCTTACGGACTTGAACTTGAAGCACGTAAAACACTCGATTTTATCAGCGAAAATCCATTCTACAAAAATACCACCGTGTACGCCAACTTTGCGTTAACGCGTTCAAAAGTTCGCAATCCTGATATTGGTAACCCGATTGAAAAGGAAAGGCCGCTTGTTGGCCAGTCGCCGTATGTAATTAACGGCGGTATTCAGCATATGGCTTATAACAACAAGTTGTCACTTAACATACTTTATAACCGTTTAGGCCGCAGGATATTTTACGCCGGTGGTTCCCGCTTCCCAAGTGTTTACGAGAACCCGAGAGATGTAGTTGACCTACAGGTAGGGTACAAGGTTATTAAAAGTAAAGGCGAAATAAAATTATCAGCCAGCGATATATTTAATCAAAAAAATGCTTTCTACTATGATATAGATGGTAACAAGAAATATGATACCGCAGGTGGTGATCTTGACTTTAAGCGCTACAACTTGGGTACTACAATTTCATTATCATTCAATTATACATTCTAA